One Aegilops tauschii subsp. strangulata cultivar AL8/78 chromosome 7, Aet v6.0, whole genome shotgun sequence genomic window carries:
- the LOC109753329 gene encoding uncharacterized protein codes for MVQLPAMGKRQHPEPAEPPMAPPAAAVKMEADELRDFDHGPLGKRARPGQPSPPPLTPPHQDMYHNVLDEPSPLGLRLKKSPSLLDLIQMRLSQANSDAGQSTTDNAEPSKKKDLKSGTSSASERLKASNFPASVLKIGTWKYTSKYEGDLVAKCYFAKHKLVWEVLEGGLKSKIEIQWSDITALKVTLPEVGDGSLDVMLARPPLFFKETDPQPRKHTLWQATSDFTRGQASMNRHHFLQCPTTSLGKNFEKLVQCDQRLHQLSQQTDVILDSSVFEPRCSIFEDPVELKCHDFANLKDEREDLPGFSGSVSPCAGSSMSTRNDTNDCFGKQPEFVAQPMHPGASAVNAQPVSRNVNGVAQEFNIPNWWSQLKVPGLRPSMSVDDLVSHLGNCISEQITSGNPSMANNEVPTKESLEEIAQYLLGDAQGPQAPASDERLMARVDSLCCLLQKDTAPVSQPKPEPNDSGSIGGVDSEGSDDEFSSASTRKTADANQQPPAMSRKDSFGDLLMNLPRIASIPQFLFKIPEDSEN; via the exons ATGGTGCAGCTCCCGGCCATGGGGAAGCGCCAGCACCCGGAGCCGGCCGAGCCGCCCATggcgccgccggccgccgccgtgaAGATGGAGGCGGACGAGCTCCGGGACTTCGACCACGGCCCGCTCGGCAAGCGCGCCAGGCCCGGCcagccctcgccgcccccgctcACGCCCCCGCACCAG GACATGTATCACAATGTACTTGATGAACCTAGCCCATTGGGTCTTCGGCTGAAAAAAAGTCCATCTCTGTTGGATCTCATTCAGATGAGGCTTTCTCAAGCAAATTCCGATGCAGGACAGTCCACTACGGACAATGCTGAGCCTTCCAAGAAGAAAGACCTTAAATCTGGTACATCATCAGCTAGTGAACGGTTGAAAGCATCAAACTTTCCTGCAAGTGTATTGAAAATAGGTACATGGAAG TACACATCCAAATATGAAGGTGATTTGGTGGCAAAATGTTACTTCGCGAAGCATAAACTTGTATGGGAAGTTCTGGAAGGTGGTCTCAAGAGTAAGATAGAAATTCAGTGGTCAGATATAACTGCTTTGAAGGTAACTTTGCCTGAAGTTGGAGACGGATCCTTGGATGTGATG CTGGCCCGACCACCTCTCTTTTTCAAAGAGACGGATCCTCAACCGAGAAAGCATACATTGTGGCAGGCTACTTCAGATTTCACTCGTGGCCAAGCAAGTATGAACAG GCATCATTTCTTGCAGTGCCCTACAACCTCGTTAGGCAAGAATTTTGAAAAGCTTGTCCAGTGTGATCAGAGGCTACATCAGTTGAGTCAACAAACGGACGTCATCTTGGACTCTTCAGTTTTTGAACCCAGATGCTCTATATTTGAGGATCCAGTGGAATTGAAGTGCCATGACTTTGCTAATTTAAAAGATGAACGTGAAGATCTGCCTGGGTTTTCAGGGTCTGTGTCACCATGTGCTGGTTCATCTATGTCTACCAGGAATGATACAAACGATTGTTTTGGGAAGCAACCAGAATTTGTCGCGCAGCCAATGCACCCAG GAGCTAGTGCTGTAAATGCACAACCAGTCAGCAGAAACGTAAATGGTGTAGCTCAAGAATTCAATATCCCGAACTGGTGGAGTCAGCTGAAAGTGCCCGGGCTTAGACCATCAATGTCAGTGGATGATCTGGTCAGCCACCTAGGAAATTGCATCAGCGAGCAGATCACCTCAGGCAATCCTTCGATGGCCAACAATGAGGTGCCTACAAAAGAATCGCTAGAGGAGATTGCGCAGTATCTTCTTGGTGACGCACAGGGCCCACAGGCGCCAGCCTCCGATGAGCGACTGATGGCACGGGTGGACTCACTTTGCTGCCTGCTTCAGAAAGACACAGCGCCGGTATCTCAGCCGAAGCCCGAGCCAAACGACAGCGGCAGCATTGGTGGGGTGGACTCCGAAGGATCAGACGATGAATTCAGCTCAGCATCAACGAGGAAAACTGCAGATGCCAACCAGCAGCCACCAGCCATGTCCCGAAAGGACTCGTTCGGAGACCTGCTGATGAACCTCCCCCGCATTGCCTCGATACCGCAGTTCCTGTTCAAGATACCAGAGGATTCCGAGAACTGA